The following are encoded together in the Drosophila sechellia strain sech25 chromosome 3R, ASM438219v1, whole genome shotgun sequence genome:
- the LOC6606596 gene encoding polyadenylate-binding protein-interacting protein 2, with translation MLLKVPSVDWTDQIIYVVDDDESLSDIDDEPDFSEYMWMENEEEFDKNELQRLEEEEIMQECFEAMIEDELEEQINEWEKAKTDEQNTALSALPKSQCDVEKSVLNPMADEFVPRCHVIDFPAS, from the exons ATGTTGTTAAAAGTGCCATCTGTGGACTGGACGGATCAAATAATTTACGTAGTGGACGACGACGAGTCGCTGTCAGACATCGACGATGAGCCAGATTTTTCCGAATACATGTGGATGGAGAACGAGGAGGAGTTCGACAAGAAC GAACTGCAACGGCTGGAGGAGGAAGAGATTATGCAGGAGTGTTTTGAAGCCATGATAGAAGacgagctggaggagcagatCAACGAATGGGAGAAGGCCAA GACGGACGAGCAGAACACGGCACTTTCCGCACTGCCTAAGAGCCAGTGTGATGTTGAAAAGTCTGTTCTGAACCCGATGGCTGATGAGTTTGTTCCGCGTTGTCATGTTATAGATTTCCCTGCCTCATAA